In a single window of the Rhodamnia argentea isolate NSW1041297 chromosome 2, ASM2092103v1, whole genome shotgun sequence genome:
- the LOC115737286 gene encoding mitochondrial inner membrane protease subunit 1 isoform X3 — protein MLPTLNLTGDVLLAERVSHRLGKVRPGDVVLVRSPVDPRKSLTKRVVAMGGDKVTFVVDPRNSDRVRTITVPRGHVWIQGDNIYASRDSRQFGAVPYGLVEGKILCRCILMCIVASIVCIKRTPCSPMQVWPLDGFGLLHH, from the exons ATGCTTCCGACTCTGAATCTGACCGGCGACGTGTTATTGGCCGAGCGCGTGTCGCACCGGCTGGGGAAGGTGAGGCCCGGCGACGTGGTGCTAGTGAGATCGCCGGTGGATCCCAGAAAGTCTCTCACCAAGCGCGTTGTCGCCATGGGAGGCGATAAGGTCACTTTCGTCGTCGATCCTCGCAACAGCGACCGAGTTCGCACGATTACG GTTCCGAGGGGACATGTATGGATCCAGGGCGACAATATCTACGCATCGAGAGATTCGCGGCAATTTGGCGCTGTTCCTTATGGTCTCGTCGAGGGCAAAATATTATGCAGG TGCATTCTTATGTGCATTGTAGCTTCCATCGTCTGCATAAAACGAACACCGTGTTCTCCTATGCAGGTATGGCCGCTTGATGGATTTGGTTTGCTGCATCACTGA
- the LOC115737287 gene encoding 60S ribosomal protein L18a-like protein — protein sequence MSKGEEQNRGISTAGSGGSGDPQPQYGTFQGVANYPPPHPPPHQPAIGFPQPVPPPGASHDPSAPPPYQAQGYQAVPGYPVAEGRPVRERRLPCCGLGFGWCLFIIGFFLATIPWYVGLCFLVCCRHRMDYREKPGYIACTIAAVLATIAIIFGVTKGVAD from the exons ATGAGCAAGGGCGAAGAGCAGAACAGAGGCATTTCCACCGCCGGCAGCGGCGGCTCCGGCGATCCCCAGCCTCAGTACGGCACGTTCCAAGGCGTGGCCAACTaccctcctcctcatcctccgcCGCATCAGCCGGCGATCGGCTTCCCTCAGCCGGTCCCTCCTCCCGGCGCCTCCCATGATCCCTCCGCTCCTCCTCCGTACCAGGCCCAGGGTTATCAGGCCGTTCCAG GTTATCCAGTTGCTGAAGGAAGGCCTGTGAGAGAACGGCGTCTGCCTTGTTGTGGCCTCGGTTTTGGCTGGTGCTT GTTCATCATCGGTTTCTTTCTGGCCACCATCCCCTGGTACGTCGGGTTGTGTTTTCTAGTCTGCTGCAGACATAGAATGGACTACCGAGAGAAACCCGGCTACATCGCTTGTACAATTGCA GCCGTTCTTGCAACAATCGCTATAATTTTCGGGGTAACAAAAGGAGTTGCTGATTGA
- the LOC115737286 gene encoding mitochondrial inner membrane protease subunit 1 isoform X1, which translates to MNLFGNAVPWRSIAKEALERTAIVTRFLCLLHVTNTYICTPTLVYGPSMLPTLNLTGDVLLAERVSHRLGKVRPGDVVLVRSPVDPRKSLTKRVVAMGGDKVTFVVDPRNSDRVRTITVPRGHVWIQGDNIYASRDSRQFGAVPYGLVEGKILCRCILMCIVASIVCIKRTPCSPMQVWPLDGFGLLHH; encoded by the exons ATGAATCTATTCGGTAACGCGGTTCCATGGAGAAGCATCGCGAAAGAAGCGCTCGAGCGCACCGCGATCGTAACGAGGTTCCTGTGCTTGCTCCACGTCACCAACACCTACATCTGCACTCCTACTCTT GTCTACGGCCCGAGCATGCTTCCGACTCTGAATCTGACCGGCGACGTGTTATTGGCCGAGCGCGTGTCGCACCGGCTGGGGAAGGTGAGGCCCGGCGACGTGGTGCTAGTGAGATCGCCGGTGGATCCCAGAAAGTCTCTCACCAAGCGCGTTGTCGCCATGGGAGGCGATAAGGTCACTTTCGTCGTCGATCCTCGCAACAGCGACCGAGTTCGCACGATTACG GTTCCGAGGGGACATGTATGGATCCAGGGCGACAATATCTACGCATCGAGAGATTCGCGGCAATTTGGCGCTGTTCCTTATGGTCTCGTCGAGGGCAAAATATTATGCAGG TGCATTCTTATGTGCATTGTAGCTTCCATCGTCTGCATAAAACGAACACCGTGTTCTCCTATGCAGGTATGGCCGCTTGATGGATTTGGTTTGCTGCATCACTGA
- the LOC115737286 gene encoding mitochondrial inner membrane protease subunit 1 isoform X2, which yields MNLFGNAVPWRSIAKEALERTAIVTRFLCLLHVTNTYICTPTLVYGPSMLPTLNLTGDVLLAERVSHRLGKVRPGDVVLVRSPVDPRKSLTKRVVAMGGDKVTFVVDPRNSDRVRTITVPRGHVWIQGDNIYASRDSRQFGAVPYGLVEGKILCRVWPLDGFGLLHH from the exons ATGAATCTATTCGGTAACGCGGTTCCATGGAGAAGCATCGCGAAAGAAGCGCTCGAGCGCACCGCGATCGTAACGAGGTTCCTGTGCTTGCTCCACGTCACCAACACCTACATCTGCACTCCTACTCTT GTCTACGGCCCGAGCATGCTTCCGACTCTGAATCTGACCGGCGACGTGTTATTGGCCGAGCGCGTGTCGCACCGGCTGGGGAAGGTGAGGCCCGGCGACGTGGTGCTAGTGAGATCGCCGGTGGATCCCAGAAAGTCTCTCACCAAGCGCGTTGTCGCCATGGGAGGCGATAAGGTCACTTTCGTCGTCGATCCTCGCAACAGCGACCGAGTTCGCACGATTACG GTTCCGAGGGGACATGTATGGATCCAGGGCGACAATATCTACGCATCGAGAGATTCGCGGCAATTTGGCGCTGTTCCTTATGGTCTCGTCGAGGGCAAAATATTATGCAGG GTATGGCCGCTTGATGGATTTGGTTTGCTGCATCACTGA